A single Phoenix dactylifera cultivar Barhee BC4 chromosome 1, palm_55x_up_171113_PBpolish2nd_filt_p, whole genome shotgun sequence DNA region contains:
- the LOC120110813 gene encoding indole-3-glycerol phosphate synthase, chloroplastic-like — MITFKHDDLVNSVEVREWESGKSLNEIAAKQGIRIRRRYRTGHPSESSQDDEEPPRNILEKIIWDKEVEVSQWKWRIPCDALKEAIDSAPPVRDFVGALKASYQRTGLPALIAEVKKASPSRGVLREDFDPVQIAKAYEENGAACLSILTDEKYFQGGFENLEAVRRAGVMCPLLCKEFVIDSWQIYYARSKGADAILLIAAVLPDLDIKCMIKLCKELGLAALVEVHDERELDRVLSIDGIQLIGINNRNLGTFEVDISNTKRLLEGERGEIIRQRGITMVGESGLFTPEDISYVQDSGVRAVLVGESLIKQSDPGKAIAGLFGRDVSI, encoded by the exons ATGATAACTTTTAAACATGATGATCTTGTAAACTCTGTTGAAGTAAGAGAATGGGAGAGTGGAAAGTCATTAAATGAGATAGCTGCAAAGCAGGGCATTAGAATTAGAAGAAGATATCGAACTGGACACCCCTCTGAGAGCTCGCAGGACGATGAAGAACCTCCCCGTAATATTCTGGAAAAAATAATATGGGACAAGGAAGTGGAAGTTTCTCAG tGGAAATGGAGAATACCTTGTGATGCGTTGAAGGAAGCTATTGACAGTGCTCCTCCAGTGAGAGATTTTGTTGGGGCTCTGAAAGCATCGTATCAGCGAACTGGTCTTCCTGCTCTGATAGCCGAGGTGAAAAAGGCTTCACCTAGCCGAGGTGTACTACGTGAAGATTTTGATCCT GTTCAAATAGCTAAAGCTTATGAGGAAAATGGAGCAGCATGCTTAAGCATATTGACTGACGAAAAGTATTTTCAG GGAGGCTTTGAAAATCTAGAGGCTGTACGCAGAGCTGGAGTCATG TGTCCTCTTCTCTGTAAAGAGTTTGTTATTGATTCCTGGCAAATTTACTATGCTCGTTCAAAAGGTGCGGATGCAATTCTTTTAATTGCTGCGGTGTTGCCTGATCTTGACATCAAATGCATGATTAAACTTTGCAAGGAGCTTGGCTTAGCAGCACTGGTTGAG gTGCACGATGAAAGGGAACTGGATCGGGTTTTGAGTATAGATGGGATTCAGCTCATTGGTATCAATAATCGTAACCTTG GGACATTTGAAGTTGATATTTCAAACACAAAAAGGCTTTTGGAAGGGGAGCGCGGGGAGATCATCCGCCAAAGAGGCATAACT ATGGTGGGAGAATCTGGGTTGTTTACTCCTGAAGATATTTCATATGTACAAGATTCTGGAGTTAGAGCG GTTTTGGTTGGGGAGTCTCTCATCAAACAGAGTGATCCTGGGAAGGCAATAGCAGGACTTTTTGGTAGAGATGTATCAATATGA